The Bacteroidota bacterium sequence ACTAAGCCCGAGGTCGAGATTCCGGCACCGGGCGGCGAGGCGGCCGAGGCGTTCGCGGTCGAGATCGAGGCCCCAGAGGTGTGCCACCGCTACGTCGGGATGCTGGTGCGCGGGGTGACGGTCGACGAGTCGTCGGACTGGCTCAAGGCGCGGCTCGAAGCCGTCGGCCTCCGCCCGCGCAACAACGTGGTCGACGCCACCAACTACGTCATGCACGAGGTCGGGCAGCCGCTCCACGCCTTCGACTTCCAGACCCTCGCCGGGGCGAAGATCGTCGTCCGGCAGACCGAGGGCGAGGCGACGTTCACCACGCTCGACGACGCCGAGCGCACGCTCCCCGCCGGGACGCTGATGATCTGCGACGCCGAGCGGCCGGTCGCGATCGCGGGCGTGATGGGCGGCCAGAACTCCGAGGTCTCGGACGCCACGACCGACGTGCTGATCGAGAGCGCCTACTTCGACCCGACCTCGGTCCGCACGACGGCGAAAGCGCTCGGGATGCAGACCGACGCGTCGTACCGCTTCGAGCGCGGCGTGGACCCGGCCGGGCAAGCGTGGGCCGCCGCCCGCGCCGCTGAACTGATCCGCGACCTTGCGGGCGGCACGATTGTCCCCGGCAGCGTGGACGCGCACCCGGTTCCGCCCGAGCCGCGCGAGGTGACGCTACGCCCGTCGCGCCTCACCCGCCTCCTCGGGGTCGAGATTCCGACCGGCGAGGTCAAGCGCCTCCTCACCGCCATCGGGTTCCAGATCGAAGACGCCGGCGCCAACCTCAAGGCGACCGTGCCGACCTTCCGCCCGGACGTGGAGCGCGAGATTGACGTGATCGAGGAGGTAGCCCGGCTGTGGGGCTTCGACCGGGTGCCGACGCCGGGCGGTGCCGTCGTACCCTACGCTCCGCCCCGCCCGGACCGGGCGGCGCAGCTCCGCGAGCGCGTCCGGCAGCACCTTGTCGGGCTCGGCTTCCGCGAGGTCTACACCAACAGCCTCATCCCCGCCCCGACGGCCGCGGCGTTCGCCGATGTCGAACTCGTAGGCGTCGAGATGGACCCGGTGGAGACGGTCAACGCGATCAGCCGAGAGATGAACGCGCTCCGCCCGAGCCTCCTCCCCGGCCTGCTCGGGGCGATGGCCTACAACCAGAACCGCGACGCGGGCGCGCTCCGCTTCTTCGAGTTCGGGCACGTCTACGGTCGCACCGATAGTCCGGCGAACGTGATCGAAGGCTACCACGAGCACACGGCGCTGATCCTCGGGATGAGCGGTCCCGCCCAGGTCAGCGGGGCGGACCAGGACGAGCGCGGCGTCGACTTCTTCGACCTCAAGGGGGTGGTGCAGCACCTGCTCCGCTCGCTCGGGATCGAGGACACAGGCGAGGTCGCCGGGCCCGAGGCCAACGAGCGGACGGCCTACCGGCTGTTTCTCGACTACGCCGGGCAGCGCCTCGGCGTGCTCGCCCGTACGTCGGACGCGCTCGGCGAGGCCTCGGACCTGCAGGAGACGGTCTACTTCGCCGAACTAAACTGGAATGCCCTCGCCGGGCTTCTCACCGCCAGACCTGCGACGCGCTACGCGCCGATCTCCCGCGCGCCCGCCGTGGACCGCGACCTCGCCGTGATCGTCGAGCAGTCCGCGCCGGTCGGCCCCCTCCTCGCGACGATCCGCACGGCCGGCGGCGACCTCCTCCAGAGCGTCCGCGTCTTCGATCTCTACGAAGGCGACCGCATCGAGGCTGGCAAAAAGAGCGTCGCCTTCGCGCTCCGCTTCGGGGCCGACAAGACGCTGACAGACAAGGTGGTCGACAAGCGCGTCCGGGCTATCGTCGACCGCCTCGGGCGCGAGCACGGCGCGGAGCTACGTGGGTAGGGCCGGGAGTTTTTCGGCGTGGATGGGAAGGAGGGCGAGGAGGGAATAAGCGTTGGTGCGAAGCGCGATGGCCTCGGTAGCTTTCTTGGCTTTGCATTCCACACCCTCCACACCCTCCACACCCTCCACACCCTCCACACCCTCCACACCCTATATTCCTGCCCCACCCTTTCCTGCCCCAATGAGCACGCCTCCGCCTCCACCCGACGCCCCGAACCACGGCATCCGCGCCCTCGAAACCTTGCGCGAGCGGGTCAAGCGCGCAGCCGCCGAAATCGCGCGGCTGCGCAGCGAGAACGCCCGGCTCGCCAGCCGAGTTGGGGAGCTAGCCGACCTCGCGGGCGAAGCGGGCGGTGTCACGATCGAGGGCGAGCCGGCCGCGCTCCGCGAGCAGGTCGAGGACTTCATCGAGGCCATCGACCGGATGCTCGCCGAGCCGTCGCCCGGCGAGGCTGTGTCCGACCGTGCTCCCGGCGGCTCGCCCGACTAACTACATCGCTCCATGTCCCAGACCTCGCTCCGCGTCGAAATCCTCGGGCACGAGTACCCGCTGCGCGTCGACGAAGCCGACGCGGCCCTCACCCGCGAGGTCGCCGCCTACGTCGACGAGCGGATGCACGCTTTCCGCAACGAGGTCCCCGGCGTCTCCGACATGACCCACGCCGTGCTGAGCGCCCTCGCGATTGCCGAGGAACTGCACCTCGCCTGGGGCGAGCTCGAGCGGCTCCGCACCGCTGTCGGTGCCGACGCCGACGCGCTCGCAGAACGTCTCGACGAAGCGCTGGCCGGCTAGGCGGCTTTCAACGAATCCAAAAAGAGGTGCCGGAACTCAGGGGCGCGCTTGCTCGATATAAGGCCCGTGCTTCTCGCTGCGCAGGCCGAGGATTCGGAGCGTGGCGAGGCGACACCCCATCACCGGTCTGCAGCTCCTGTTAAAGAAGCCTTACACCGCGTAAAATGGGAGCCTATCTTCGGGTTTGACCTCCAGGCCTCACACCGGCACCCGCCGGTGCTTCGGCGCTCAGCGCCGGAGCGGTGGAAGGAGCGAGAGTCCGAGCGGCACCCACTGTGTCATGAAGAGGCTTCTTCATACACCGCGCTGTAGGCTGGTGTCCTTTTTCGGCGCGGTGCCCCTGCAGCGCCTGCGCTAGCGCCCCGGAAGTCAATGCATCCGGGGCGCTTTTGTAGGTAACGCCCCCATGCTCCCCTCTGCCCTCCTCCTGATTGTCGCCGTCCTCGTCGCCCTCAGCGTCGGGGTGGTGCTGGGGCGATGGGCGCGTGCGGGGTGGGTGGGGAAACGGCTCGACGAGGCGACGCGCGAGGCCGAAGCGCTCATCGAGAAGGCGCGGCAGGAAGCCGACGCGTTCCGGCAGCAGCACGTCGTGGTAGTCCGCGAGGCGCTGGAGGCCGAGCGGCAGCGGCTCGACGCGGAGACGGCGGAGCAGCAGGCCAGGCACCAGCGCCTCCGCCACAAGCTGGACGTCCGGCAGGAGAAGCTGGCGCGCCGGGCCAAGCGTAGTGCCAAGCGCGAGGCAGCAGCCAAAAAAGCCCTCGACGCCGCGGAGGCTCTCCAGGCCGAGGCCGAGCGCCGCCGGGCCGAGGCCGAGGAGCTGCGCGCGAGCGTGCAGAAGCTCGCCGGCTCGATTGGCAGCCGGCAGCAGGCCCTCGCGGCGCGCGAGCAGGACGTGGACGAGCTCGAAGAAACCCTCGCCGCGAAGCACAACCGCCTCGACCGGCTCATCGGCGAGCACGTCCGCAAGCTCGAGAGCGTCACCGGCATCTCGAAGCAAGAAGCCCTCGACCGGCTCGTCGAGGAGCTGGAGAACGAAGCCAAGCTCGAAGCCTCCGCCGCCATCAAGGAGATCCGCGACGAGGCCCGGATGACGGCCAACCGCGAGGCGCGCAAGGTCGTCCTGACGGCGATCCAGCGGACCGCCGCCAACCACGCCGTCGAGCACACCGTCTCGCTCGTCCAGATCCAGAGCGACGACATGAAGGGGCGCATCATCGGGCGCGAGGGGCGCAACATCCGGGCGTTCGAGGCCGCCACCGGCATCGAGGTGATCGTGGACGAGACGCCCGAGGCCGTGCTCCTCTCCGGGTTCGACCCCGTCCGCCGCGAGGTCGCCCGGCTCTCGATGGTCCGGCTCGTGCAGGACGGCCGCATCCACCCGGCGCGCATCGAGGAGGTCGTGGACAAAGCGCGGAGCGAGATCGAGGACGAGGTCATCGAGGCAGGCGAAAAAGCAGCCATCGAACTCGGGCTCCACGGCCTCCACGCCGAGCTCGTCCGGCTCGTCGGGCGGATGAAGTACCGCTTCAGCTACGGCCAGAACCTGCTCGCGCACTCGGTCGAGGTCGCCCAGCTCGCCTCGCTCATGGCGGCCGAGCTCGACCTCGACCCGCGCAAGGCGCGCCGCGCCGGGCTGCTCCACGACATCGGCAAGGTGATCGACGGCGAACTCGAGAGTCCGCACGCGATCGTCGGGATGGAGCTGGCGCAGCGCTACAAGGAGCACCCCGAGGTCTGCAACGCCGTCGGGGCGCACCACGACGAGATCGAGATGACGACGCCGCTCGCCCCGATTGTGCAGGCCGCCGACGCCATCAGCGGGGCGCGGCCCGGGGCGCGGCGCGAAGGGCTCGACCACTACATCCAGCGGATCAACGCGCTCGAAGACCTCGCCGCTGGCTTCGACGGCGTCCAGCGGACCTACGCCATCCAGGCCGGACGTGAAGTCCGCGTCATCGTCAACCACGACGTCGTCTCCGACGCCCGAGCTAGCCAGCTCGCGCGCGACATCTCGAAGAAGATCGAGCACGACCTGCACTACCCGGGCCAGGTCAAGGTGACCGTGATCCGCGAGGTCCGCAGCATCGCCTACGCGAAGTAGGCTGCATCGGGCGTCCAGAGCAAAAAACGGTGAACCCGGGTCTCCAGCGCCGCTTACGTGTATGCTAAACGTCCTCTGTTTCACTAGCCCCTGCCGAGCATGATTGGGACCGTTGGGAGCCTGCTGATTCTGATTGCCCTCGTCGCGACGATCGTCTCCGGCGTGGCCTACGTCCAGGCTATGCGCGTGCCGGACGAGGCCGCCTGGTGGAAGCGGATCGGGCGCGGCGCGTGGTTCGTGATGGTCGGCGGCAGCCTCACCGCGTTCGGGCTGCTGGTGTACCTCTTCGCGACGCACCAGTACCAGTACGCCTACGTCTACTCGAACTCCGGCAACGACCTCCCGACCTACTTCACGATTGCAGCGACATGGGCCGGGCAGGAGGGCTCGTTCCTGCTCTGGATCGCTTTCAACGCGCTCCTCGGGGTCGCCCTCGTCCGGTGGGGGTCGCGCGCGTCGACGGGCCGCGACGCAGAGCTGAGGCGGACGTTCGAGCCGCCGGTGCTTGCCGTGTTCGCGCTCGGGCAGGCATTCCTGCTCTCGATGGTGGTCGGCCTCAAGCTCGGCGGACTCGAGATCGGGGCCTCGCCGTTCCAGACGCTCGCGGCGAAGTTCCCCGAGGCGCCCGTGCTCCAGGTCGCGGGCTACGTCCCGCCCGACGGCAACGGCCTCAACGACCTCCTCCAGAACTACTGGATGACGATCCACCCGCCGACGCTCTTCGTCGGGTTCGCGTCGATGATGGTGCCGTTCGCCTTCGCCGTGGCGGCGCTCTGGACGCGGCAGTACACGCAGTGGGTCAAGCCCGCGCTGCCGTGGACGCTCTTCGCCAACCTCGTGCTCGGCGTCGGGATCGTGATGGGGGGCTACTGGGCGTACGTTACACTTTCGTTCGGCGGCTACTGGGCGTGGGACCCGGTCGAGAACTCGAGCCTCGTCCCGTGGCTCTTCGGGATCGCCGCGATCCACTCGATGATCGTGCAGAAGCGGAGCGCGGCCGGGCACAAGAGCGCGCTCATCCTGAGCATCGCCGCGTTCATGTTCGTCGTCTACTCGACCTTCCTCACGCGCTCCGGCATTCTGGGCGACGTGAGCGTCCACTCGTTCGTCGACCTCGGGCTCTACAACCAACTGCTGATCTGGATCGTGACGATGGGGGTGGTCGGGTTCGGCCTCTTCGCCTACCGCTACCGCGAACTGCCCGCGCCGCAGCGACCGCCGGCCACGCTCAGCCGCGAGTCGATGATCTTCACCGGCGCGCTGACGCTATGCCTGATGGGCCTCGTCATCATCGTCGGGACGAGCGCGCCGATCCTGGGGCGCATCTTCCGCGACAACCCGGCCGGCGTGGCGATCTCGTTTTACAACAACTGGACGCTCCCGCTCGCGGTCATCACGGCGAGCCTCGCCGGGCTGGGGCAGCTCTTCTGGTGGAAGAAGATGACGGTCGAGAACGTGAACCGGGCCCTCCTCCGGCCCCTCGCGCTGACGGTCGTCTCGACGGCCGCCGTGATCGTCCTGACCCCGTTCGTCCCGGTGACGACGAGCGCGCCTCCGCTCATGGCGGCGGAGTCGGTGGAGGCCATCGAGGCCGGCCTCGGCGGCGGCCTGGAGGCGTTCTGGGCGAGCTACGGGCAGAGCCTGATGCTGCTGCTCCTGCTCTTCGCGTCGTTCTTCGCCTTCTACGGCAACGGGTCCGTGCTGTGGCGCATCGCGCGCGGCAACCTCAAGCTCGCCGGCGGCTCGGTCACCCACGTCGGCTTCGCCCTCATGCTGCTCGGCATCTTCTCGTCCTCCATCTTTAACAACCCGCTCACCGACGGCCATGGGGCCGACCTCCGCGGCGACCGCGACAACTTCATCCTCCAGCTCGGCCAGGAGAAGACCGTCGAGGGCTGGACCGTCGGCTACGAGGGCAAGTACTTCAACGACCGGGGCCGCATGGTCTACGCGCTCGACGTGGCCGCGCCGACTGGGCGGACGTTCACGACCGCGAACGTAGTCTACCAGTCCGACTCCGAGCAGTGGATCCAGCAGCCGCACGTCGAGAAGTTTGTCGACGAGGACCTCTACATCGCCATCTACCCGAGCGCGATGATGGGCGGCGGGCAGAACCAGAGCGCCCCCGGCGAACTCCTCCTCCGCCGGGGCGAGACCGCCCCGCTCGACGGCGGCGCCTACACCGTCGAGTTCACCGAGTACCAGCTCGACCCCGAGGTCACCGACCTCCCCGCCGACTCGCTCGACCTCGCGGTCGGGGCGGTCCTGAGCGTCACCAACACCGCGACGGGCGAGACCGAGACCGTGCGCCCGGTCTACGTGATCCGCACGGACCGGAGCCAGACGTTTGCCCCCGTCCGCATTCCGGACTGGAACCTCGGCTTCGCCTTCACCGGCATGCAGGTCGACAACGACGCGGTGCAGATCGTCGTCGAAGGCGCGCGAACGGTGCCGGAGGACTGGGTGGTGGTGCAGGCCTACCGCAAGCCGTTCATCAGCCTCCTCTGGCTCGGGACGATCGTCCTCGGCGTCGGCTTCGTGCTCTCGATCGTCCGCCGCGTCCGGGAGCAGAAGTCTACCGCCTCTCAACAGCGCGAGGCGAGCTAGTCCAACCCTCTCCAGCTTTCCATGTCCGACCCTGTATTCTCCAGCGGCGCACTCAAGCAGGCGCTCAACGAGGCGCTGAGTGAAGCTATCGTCGCGGACGTGCTGGAAGACCTCGCCTTCGGCGAGGCAATGCGCGAGGGCGAGACGACCGACGAGGTCAGCCGAGAGCGGATCTTCGACCTGCTGGAGGGACGCTCTTGAACGTCGTCTTCCGCGAGAGCTTCGAGCGCGACCTGAAGAAGCTCAAGGGCGACGCAAGGCTACTCGGCCGACTCCAGAAAGCTCTCGAGCAGATTGAGGATGCTGAAGCGCTCGGTACACTGGCGAACGTGGAGCGAATGCAGGGCTGGAGCGAATGCAGGGCTGGAGCGACTACTATCGTCTCCGCATCGGTGACTACCGCCTTGGGCTGAAGCTGGAAGAGGAGACGGTGATCGTTCTATGCTTCCTCCACCAACGCGACATCTACCGACGGTTCCGGTAGTCGGCAAGACGTGCCTGCTAGTCCACCATCGACTCCTGCGCCCAGGCGCGGCCGGGATCGGTGAGGCGGAGGCGGTCGGCGTCGCGCAGGACATAGCCGTCGCGCACGGCGGCGTCGACGGCGAGGCGGGCGAAGTCGGGCGACCAGCGGAGGTGCTCCTGGAGGTGCGGCACGCGGCACTCGCGCGCCTCCTGCGGCGTGTGCTCGTGGTGGAGCAGGTGAACCGTCAGCATGGTCGAGGCGAAGGTCCGGCGCTGGCTGCGCCGCCGCTGCGCCTGGGCGACGAGGCCGCGCTCCGGCGCGAACGCGAACGCGAGCGCAAACGCGACGCCCGCCATCGTCGCCATCGCTCCGGCGATCGAGGTGTCGAAGAGGTTAGCTGTCCAGTAGCCGGTGATCGCCGCGAGCACCCCGATGCCCGCGCTGAGGCCGAGCATCACGGTCAGCCGGTCGGTCAGGAGGTAGGCCGTCGCCGGCGGCGCAATCATCAGCGCGACCACGAGAATCGATCCGACCGCGTCGAAGGCACCGACGGCCGTCACTGAGACGAGCGTCATGAGGGCGTAGTGCAGCGCGCCCGGCGCGAACCCGAGCGCCGCAGCCAGCCCCGCGTCGAAGGTCGAGAGCTTTAGTTCTTTGAAGAAGACCGCGAGGAAGACGAGGTTGAGCGCGAGGACCGGTCCCATCACCCAGAGCGCCTGCGGGCCGAGGTCGACGCCGCCGACCTCGAACCGGTTGAACGGTGCAAACGCGAGTTCGCCGAGCAGCACGGCGTCCACGTCGAGGTGGATGTCCGAGGCGAAGCGGGCGATCAGGATAACGCCGACCGAGAAAAGGACCGGGAAGACGATGCCAATCGCGGCGTCCTCCTTCACGCGCTCGGTCCGGCTGAGCGCTTCGATGAGGACGACCGTCAGGATGCCCGTCGCGGCTGCCGCGACGATCAGGAGGGGGCTAGCGAGGTTCTCGGTTGCGAAGAACGCGAGCACGAGGCCGGGGAGGATCGCGTGGCTGATGGCATCGCTCATGAGGGAGATACGGCGGAGGACGAGGAACGCGCCGGGGAGCGCGCACGCCGCCGCCGTCACGGCCGCGATGAGCTGAATTTCGAGTTGTGTAGAGGTCACGCTCCCGGTTTCTCGCTTCTGGTTTCCCATTTCTGGTTTCTCGTCCTCTGCCCTCGGTCTGCTGTCCTCTGTCCTCCGTTCGCTGGAACACGGGCGAAGGCTTGCGCCGCCGCGAGGCCCCGGTCCGTCAGCGTCCAGCCGTCGTCCACCGGTTTGGCAAGTCCGCGGGCCGCGAGCGCGTCGAGGCCGGCGGCGACGCTCTCGGGCCGCGCTGTCATCGTCTCGAGGGTGGCGACGGGGTGTGGACGCTGCGGCTCGGCCGGGTGCTGGAGGGCAAGGGTGTAGAGGTCTTCGAGGACGCCGATCTCGCGGAGGTTCGTCCGGTTGCGCCGGGCGCGGAGCCACGCCGCCACCAGCCCCCGGCCGGGCGCGAAGAGCAGCGAGACGACGACGAGGGCACCGGCGAAGAGGACAATCGTCGGGCCGGTCGGGAGGCGGGCGGTCGTCGCGCTGAGGATGGCACCGCCGGCACCGGCGAGGGCACCGAAGAAGGCAGCGAGCGCCATCACCCCGCTGAGCCGGTCGGTCCACTGCCGGGCCGCGGCGGCGGGCGCGACGAGGATCGCGCTCATCAGCACCACGCCGACCGTCTGCAACCCGATCACGATTGCGACGACCAACAGCGTCGTCAGGACGATGTCGAGCCGCCGCATCGGAAAGCCGAGGGCCGCGCCAAATTGCTCATCGAAAGCGAGCAGCTTGAACTCTTTCCAGCACACGAGCGCAACGCCGAGCGCAACCACACCGAGCGTCGCCATCACCACGAGATCGCTCGCGACGAGCGCCGCCGCCTGCCCGAACAAGAATGTATCGAGGCCTGCCTGATTCCCGCCCGGCAGCCGCTGCACCGAGACGAGAAGTACAAGCCCGAACCCGAAGAACACCGAGAGCACGAGGCCGAGCGCCGCGTCGTACGGAATCCGCGACCGGCGCACAACTGTCATCACGGCGAGCGTCCCGACCCACCCCGCAAGCGCCGCCCCTACGACGAGCACGAGCGGGGCCTTGCTCCCGGTCAGCAGAAACGCGAGCGCGATTCCTGGCAGCGCCGCGTGGCTGATCGCGTCGCCGAGGAGCGACTGCCCCCGCAGCACGGCGTACGTCCCGAGCGACCCGCTCACGATCCCGAGCGTCGCCGCGCCGAGCGCGACGGTGCGGAGCGTGTAGTCGAAGAGGAGGTCGTGGAGCACGGGGGGCCGTGGTCAGTGGTGGGTGGTCAGTGGTTCTTGGTTCGACCGATAGAGCGGAGGTAGGCGTTGAGCGTTGGGGCGAGGTCTTCGATGAGCGGGCGCAATGCCTCAACCTGATCCTTGGTGAGCAGGCTGCGCTTGTAGGCGCGGCGGAGGAAGAACTTGGTTTCGTAGAGCGAGCCGCGGGCGATCCGAACGAATCGCTTGTTGTCGGCGTAGGTGCCACGTCCGGCCCCTTCTGCGATGTTAGCCCCCACGCTGTCGGCTGCCCGCACGATCTGCTGGCCCACGGTGCGCTTCGCAAATCCATCCCACGGTTTTACGACTTCCCACACCTCGTCCGCAAGCTGTTCTGCCATCTGAAACACCCGCAGATTCTCGAAGTCACTTTTAGCCATAGCACAACTCTCGTCGGTGAAAAGCCACGGACAACTAACTACGGACCACAGACGAACTCACAAACGGAATCCGCCCGCCGTAGGTTAGCCGCAGGTTGTCCTCGGTGAACACCTCATCCACCGGTCCGGCGGCGATGCGGCGGACGTTGAGGAGCAGCACCCAGTCGAAGTATTCGGGCACGGTCTGGAGGTCGTGGTGGACGACGACGAGCGTCTTGCCCGCCTGCCGAAGCTCTTGCAACAGGGTGACAATCGCGCGCTCGGTCGTGGCATCGACGCCCTGGAACGGCTCGTCCATCAGGTAGACCTGAGCATCCTGGACGAGCGCACGGGCGAGGAAAACGCGCTGCTGCTGCCCGCCCGAGAGCTGCGAGATCTGCCGGTCCGCGAGGTCCCGCATCCCGACTTTGTCGAGGGCTTCGAGCGCCGCCTGCTTCTCTTTCTTGCCGGGTCGCCGGATCCAGCCGAGCCGACCGTACAGCCCCATCATCACGACATCGAGCACGCTCGTCGGGAAGTCCCAGTCGACCGAGCCGCGCTGCGGGACGTAGGCGACGAGCGAGCGCTGCCGGGCGTAGGGTTCGCCGTAGATCAGCGTCTGCCCGGCGGCCACGTCCACGAGGCCGAGCATCGCCTTGATGAGCGTCGTCTTCCCCGCCCCGTTCGGCCCAACGATCGCCATCAGCACGCCCTCGGGCACGGCGAGATCGATGTCCCACAGCACGGGCCGGTCGCGGTAGGCGACCGTGAGGTCGGTGACGTCGATGGCGTTCGGCATCGCGCTACCGCCCGGCGACCGGCTCGCCCGCGAGCGCTCCGACGATCGTGTCCACGTTGTGGCGGATCATGCCGACGTAGGTGTCTGCACCCGACCCCTCGCCGCCGAGCGCGTCGGAGTACAGATTGCCGCCGATCTCGACCTCGAAGCCCCGCGCCCGGACGGCCTCGCGGACGGCCCGGATGGAGCGCTCCGACACCGACGACTCGACGAACAGCGCCAGAATCTGCCGCTCGGCGACGAAACGGGCGAGGTTCTGCACGTCGGCGGTCCCGGCCTCGGCCGTGGTCGAGAGGCCCTGCAGGCCGCGCACCTCGAAGCCGTAGGCACGGCCGAAGTAGCCGAAGGCGTCGTGGGCGGTGACGAGCACGCGCTGACCTTCGGGGACGCGCGCAGCCTCCGCCCGCACGTAGGCATCGAGGCTGTCGAGCTGTGCCGCGTACGCCCCAACACGCTGACCGTATGCTTCGGCGTGCGCCGAGTCGAGCGCGGCGAGGCGGCCGCCGACCGCCGCCGCAGCTGTCTTCCACATTGAGACGTCCATCCAGACGTGCGGGTCGAAGCTGCCCTCGTACTCGGGCGGCGTGTCCAAGAGCGCCCGGTCGATCTGGTCGGTCACAGCCGTCGCCCGGTCCTCCATCCGGTCGAGGAGGTCGGCCATCTTGCCTTCGAGATCGAGGCCGTTGTAGAAGATCAGGTCGGCATCGGTCATGCGGCGCACGTCGCCCTCGCTGGCGTTGTAGAGGTGCGGGTCCACGCCCGGCCCCATCAGGCCCTCGACCTCGACGCGGTCGCCGCCGATCTGCCGGGCGAGGTCGGCGATCATGCTCGTTGTGACCACGACGCGGACGGGCCGCTCGCTGAGATCGTCCTGCGGAGGACCGGCGTCGGGTCCACAGCCAGCGAGCGGGAGAAGAAGCAGAGCGCAGCAAAGAAG is a genomic window containing:
- a CDS encoding four helix bundle protein is translated as MAKSDFENLRVFQMAEQLADEVWEVVKPWDGFAKRTVGQQIVRAADSVGANIAEGAGRGTYADNKRFVRIARGSLYETKFFLRRAYKRSLLTKDQVEALRPLIEDLAPTLNAYLRSIGRTKNH
- a CDS encoding metal ABC transporter ATP-binding protein, with the translated sequence MPNAIDVTDLTVAYRDRPVLWDIDLAVPEGVLMAIVGPNGAGKTTLIKAMLGLVDVAAGQTLIYGEPYARQRSLVAYVPQRGSVDWDFPTSVLDVVMMGLYGRLGWIRRPGKKEKQAALEALDKVGMRDLADRQISQLSGGQQQRVFLARALVQDAQVYLMDEPFQGVDATTERAIVTLLQELRQAGKTLVVVHHDLQTVPEYFDWVLLLNVRRIAAGPVDEVFTEDNLRLTYGGRIPFVSSSVVRS
- a CDS encoding zinc ABC transporter substrate-binding protein, with product MPRLLCCALLLLPLAGCGPDAGPPQDDLSERPVRVVVTTSMIADLARQIGGDRVEVEGLMGPGVDPHLYNASEGDVRRMTDADLIFYNGLDLEGKMADLLDRMEDRATAVTDQIDRALLDTPPEYEGSFDPHVWMDVSMWKTAAAAVGGRLAALDSAHAEAYGQRVGAYAAQLDSLDAYVRAEAARVPEGQRVLVTAHDAFGYFGRAYGFEVRGLQGLSTTAEAGTADVQNLARFVAERQILALFVESSVSERSIRAVREAVRARGFEVEIGGNLYSDALGGEGSGADTYVGMIRHNVDTIVGALAGEPVAGR